The Candidatus Deferrimicrobiaceae bacterium region CGCTCCGGTTTCGTCCGTCATGAAACCCATCAAACCACAAACGGCCCGGGGAAGACAAAGGGACGCGCCGCCCGGGGCGTTACCAGCCTCCGCCCATGGCCATGTAGAGATTCGCCAGCGCGGCGTGCAGCGCGCCCCGCGTCTCGGTCGCGGCGAGCTCGGCGTCGTACAGGCCCCGCTCCGCGTCGAGCACCTCGAGGTGGCTCGTGTAGCCGTTGTCGTACCGGAGGCGCGCGACCTGCGCCGTCCTCCGCAGCGTCTCGACCTGGCGCTCCTGCGCCGCCAGTTGCTCCTGCGTGCGCTGCCGGTCGGCCAGGGCGTCCTCGACGTCCCGGAACGCGTTCCGGATCGCCTGCCGGTATGCGAGCAGCATCTGGTCCCGCTGCGCCTCGGCGATCTTCACCTGGCCCGAAAGCACGCCCCCGGAGAAGATCGGTGCCGCGAGGGGGATCGCGAGATCCCACGCGCGCGCCGGGCCCTCGAAAAGCGACGACAGCTGCGGGCTCGTCGCCCCGAGGGCGCCCGTCAGCGCGATCGACGGAAAGTATTGCGCCCGGGCGACGCCGATCCGCGCGTTGGCCGCAACCAGCGCCTGCTCGGCCTGCCGAAGATCGGGCCGCCTGGCCAGGAGCGACGAGGGGAGGCCGGCGGGCACCACGGGAAACGCGAGGTTGTCGATCGGGAGGCCGCGGGGGATCGGGCCGGGGTTCCGCCCGAGCAGCGCGTTCAGGGCGTTTTCCTGGAAGGCGATCGCCTTCTCGACCGCGGGAATCGCCGCCAGCGCCCGCTCGTACTCCGCCTGCGCCTGGTCCCGCTCGAGGTCCGAGACGAGTCCTCCCTTGAACCGGAGCTCGAAGAGGCGCAACGACGCCTCGCGCGTCCGGGCGGTCCTCCGGACGATCTCCAGCCGCCGGTCGAGGGTGCGGAGGTTGATGTAGCCCGTCGCCACGGCATCGACGAGGGAAAGGACCGTCCCCCGCCGCCCCTCCTCGGAAGCGAGCAGCTCGGCCCGCGCGGCCTCCGTCGCCCGGCGCGCCTTCCCCCACAGGTCGATCTCCCAACTTGCGAAAACCGTGGCGTGGACCAGGTTCCCGACGTTCGGCGCCGTGGCCGATAGGGGTGGCAGGCCCGTCCGGGAGATTCGCTCCCGTTCCACCGAAGCGCCGAATCCCGCCTCGGGAAACAGGCCGCCGCGCGCGATCGCCAGCCGCCCGGCAGATTCCTCGATTCGCGCGGCCGCGATCCGGAGGTCGGCGTTCTCCCGAAGGCCGGCGGCGATCAGGTCGTTTAGCACCGGGTCGCCGTATTGCACCCACCAGGCGGTGCCCGCGATGGCCTGCGCCTCCGGCGCTTCGACGCGCCACGCGCCCGGGACGTCGATCGCCGGGCGCCGATAGTCGGGGCCGACGGCGCAGCCGACGATGACGAGGGCGACGCCGAAGGCGATGCCGAGGGCGATGCCGAGGGCGACCCGCACCGCTGCCCCCTTCGCGCGTGCCATCTTCAGCGCCCCTCGCCGGAGCGCCGGGCCAGCCGCTCGACCACGGCGAACGTCATCGGGATGATGAAGATGCCGATGCCCGTCGCCGCGAGCATGCCGCCCACGACGTCCGTTCCCATCACCCGTCGGGCGAGGGCGCCCGCGCCCGTCGCGACGGCCAGCGGGACGCAGCCCAGGATGAAGGCGAAGCTGGTCATCAGGATCGGGCGCAATCGCAGCCGGGCTCCCTCCAGCGCCGCCTCGGCGGTCTCCCTGCCCCGCTCCTCCTCCTTCTTCGCGAACTCGACGATCAGGATGGCGTTCTTCGCGGCAAGGCCGATCAGCACGATGAGGCCGATCTGGCCGTAGACGTCGAACGTCATGCCGCGCAGCGAGAGAGCCAGGAAGGCGCCGAAAACGGCGACCGGGGTGCCGAGCAGGACGCTGAACGGAAGCGACCAGCTTTCGTAGAGCGCCGCCAGGATCAGGAAGACGAAGACGACCGACAGGGCGAAGATCGCCACGGCGGAGACCCCCTCGCGCGCCTTCTGCTCCTGGAAGGACATCCCCAGGTAGTCGAATCCCATGTCCGCGGGCATCGTCTCCCGGAATACCGCCTCGAGCGCCGCCATCGCCTGTCCGGAGCTGAAGCCGGGGGCGGCGGCCGCGTTGATCTGCGCTGATCGGTACAGGTTGTAGCGCATGATGAATTCCGGCCCCGCGCGCCGCTCCGTTTGGGTCAGCGCCGACAGCGGCACTGCGCCGCCCGCCCCGTTCCGGACATAGAACTCGCCCAGCCGAGAGACATCGGTCCGGAAGTCCCCCTCCGCCTGGAGGTACACCTGCCATTGGCGCCCGAAGCGGTTGAAGTAGTTGACGAACAGCCCGCCCATGAACGACTGGAGCGCCCGGTATACGTCGCCCAGGTCCACGCCCTGACTCAGCACCTTGTCGCGGTCGACCGAGACGAAGATCTGCGGGACGTCCGGGAGGAGGGTGGTCGTCACCCGCCCCAGCTCCCCCCGCTTCTGCGCGGCGGCGACGAATTTCCGGGTGTTCTCCGCCAGGAAGGCGATGTCGCGCCCGCCGCGGTCCTCGAGCATGAATGTCACGCCGCCGGAAGTGCCGATCCCCTGGATGGCGGGGGGGGAAAAGGAAAAGGCGACGCCCTGCGGAAGCCGCGAGACGGCCGCGTTGATCCGCTGCTGGATCGCCACCGCCCGCTCCCCGGGCCGCTCCCGCTCCGACCAGGGCTTGAGGGCAATGAAGAAGAAGCCGCTGTAGGTGTTGCGCGACTGGCTGAGCAGGTTGAAGCCGTTGATCGTCGTGACCGCCCGGACGCCCGGCGTTTCCCCGATGATCCGCTCCATCTCCCGCGTCGCCTCCTGCGTCCGCTGGAGCGAGGCCGCGAAGGGGAGCTGGATACCCGCGAACAGGTAACCCTGGTCCTCCTCGGGCAGGAATCCCCCCGGGATCCGGAGACCGAGAAGGCCCGCGGCCCCGGCGATGGCCGCCAACAGGACGAGCCCGACCGCCGCCTTCCGGATGACCCCGCGGCAGATGTCGACGTATCCGTCGGTCGCCCGCCCGAAGAGCCGGTTGAATCCCCCGTAGAACCGGGCCAGCACGCCCCTCGCCTCCCCCCGCGGCTTGAGGATCAGCGCCGAGAGCGCGGGACTGAGCGTCAGCGCGTTGAACGCCGACAGCAAAACCGAGATCGCGATCGTCACGGCGAACTGCTGGTAGAGGCGGCCCGTGATGCCGGGGATGAACACGGTCGGGAGGAACACCGCCGCCAGCACCAGGGCGATCGCCATGACCGGCCCCGACACCTGCTCCATCGCCCGCAGGGTGGCGTCCCGGGGCGACATTCCCTCCTCGATGTGCCGCTCCACGGCCTCGACCACCACGATGGCGTCGTCGACGACCAGCCCGATGGCCACGACCATCCCCATCAGGGCGATCGGGTTGATCGAGAAGCCAAGGAGGGGGAAGAAGGCGAAGGTGCCGATGAGCGACACCGGGACGGCCACGGCGGGGATCAGCGTCGCGCGCCACCCTTGCAGGAAGACGAACACGACGACGATCACGAGCAGCATCGCGATGCCCAGCGTCATGACGATCTCGTGGATCCCCTCGGTGACGGAGAGGGTGGTGTCGAGCGCGGGCGCGTAATCGAGGTCCGCAGGAAACGCCTTCGCGAGGTTGGACATCACCCGCTTCGCCCCGGCGACCGCATCGAGCGCGTTCGAGCCGGGCGTCTGGTAGAGCGCGATCAGCGCCGCCGGCTTCCCGTTGAACCGCCCCTTGATTCCGTAATCCTGCGTCCCGAGCTCGATCCGGGCGACGTCTTTCAGGCGGATGAGCGATCCGTCCGGGTTCGCCCGCAGCACGATCCCGCCGAACTCCTCCGGCGTGACGAGCCGTCCCTGCGCCCGTATCGAATAGGTGAACTCCTGCCCCGGCGGGATCGGCTCCGCCCCTATCTGCCCGGCGGGGTTCACGGCGTTCTGCCGCTCGAGCGCGTTGACAAGCTCCGGAATCGTCAGGTTGAGCTTCGCGAGCAGGTCGGGGCGGACCCAGCAGCGCATCGCATATTGCCCGGCGCCGAAGATCGTGACGCTGGCGATCCCGGGCACGCGCGTCAACTGGTCGTTCAGTCGGATATAGGCGTAGTTCGCGAGGAACGTCCCGTCGTAGGTGCCCTTCGGGGAATAGAGCGCGAAGATGACGAGCGGCGACGCGGGCGACTTCTGGACGGTGACGCCGTAGTTCCGGACGTCGACCGGGAGCTGCGATTCCGCCTGCGATTCCCGCATCTGCGCCAGCACCTGGTCGGTGTTCGGGTCGGTCTTCACGTCGAAGTCCACGACCATCCGCATCGAGCCGTCGTTGGCGTTGATCGAGTAGACGTAGTTCATCCCGTCCACGCCGCTCATCTGCTGCTCGATGGGTGTCGCGACCGATTGCTCGACCGTCTGGGCGTCGGCGCCGCCGTAGACCGTGCCGATGCGGATCTCCGGGGGAACGATGTTCGGGTATTGCGCGACCGGCAGCCCGCGCAACGAGACCAGCCCGACGATCACGGTCACGATCGCGATGACCATCGCGACGATCGGCCGGTCGATGAAGAAGCGGGACATCGCCTTGCTATCTCGCCCCGGCCGCGCATCGGCCTTCGGCGTCCGGAACGGCGCCCAGCAAGGCCGTGAGCCCGGGGGGCGGCGCTTTCGCCGTCACCGGTTGCCCCTGCTTCACCTTCTGGGTGCCCTCGACCACCACGCGCTCGCCCGGCTTGAGGTCGCCCTCGACGACCGCCAGGGCGCACATGCGCTCCGTCGGCCGGACTGTCCTGAGCTCGGCGCGG contains the following coding sequences:
- a CDS encoding efflux transporter outer membrane subunit — its product is MARAKGAAVRVALGIALGIAFGVALVIVGCAVGPDYRRPAIDVPGAWRVEAPEAQAIAGTAWWVQYGDPVLNDLIAAGLRENADLRIAAARIEESAGRLAIARGGLFPEAGFGASVERERISRTGLPPLSATAPNVGNLVHATVFASWEIDLWGKARRATEAARAELLASEEGRRGTVLSLVDAVATGYINLRTLDRRLEIVRRTARTREASLRLFELRFKGGLVSDLERDQAQAEYERALAAIPAVEKAIAFQENALNALLGRNPGPIPRGLPIDNLAFPVVPAGLPSSLLARRPDLRQAEQALVAANARIGVARAQYFPSIALTGALGATSPQLSSLFEGPARAWDLAIPLAAPIFSGGVLSGQVKIAEAQRDQMLLAYRQAIRNAFRDVEDALADRQRTQEQLAAQERQVETLRRTAQVARLRYDNGYTSHLEVLDAERGLYDAELAATETRGALHAALANLYMAMGGGW
- a CDS encoding multidrug efflux RND transporter permease subunit, encoding MSRFFIDRPIVAMVIAIVTVIVGLVSLRGLPVAQYPNIVPPEIRIGTVYGGADAQTVEQSVATPIEQQMSGVDGMNYVYSINANDGSMRMVVDFDVKTDPNTDQVLAQMRESQAESQLPVDVRNYGVTVQKSPASPLVIFALYSPKGTYDGTFLANYAYIRLNDQLTRVPGIASVTIFGAGQYAMRCWVRPDLLAKLNLTIPELVNALERQNAVNPAGQIGAEPIPPGQEFTYSIRAQGRLVTPEEFGGIVLRANPDGSLIRLKDVARIELGTQDYGIKGRFNGKPAALIALYQTPGSNALDAVAGAKRVMSNLAKAFPADLDYAPALDTTLSVTEGIHEIVMTLGIAMLLVIVVVFVFLQGWRATLIPAVAVPVSLIGTFAFFPLLGFSINPIALMGMVVAIGLVVDDAIVVVEAVERHIEEGMSPRDATLRAMEQVSGPVMAIALVLAAVFLPTVFIPGITGRLYQQFAVTIAISVLLSAFNALTLSPALSALILKPRGEARGVLARFYGGFNRLFGRATDGYVDICRGVIRKAAVGLVLLAAIAGAAGLLGLRIPGGFLPEEDQGYLFAGIQLPFAASLQRTQEATREMERIIGETPGVRAVTTINGFNLLSQSRNTYSGFFFIALKPWSERERPGERAVAIQQRINAAVSRLPQGVAFSFSPPAIQGIGTSGGVTFMLEDRGGRDIAFLAENTRKFVAAAQKRGELGRVTTTLLPDVPQIFVSVDRDKVLSQGVDLGDVYRALQSFMGGLFVNYFNRFGRQWQVYLQAEGDFRTDVSRLGEFYVRNGAGGAVPLSALTQTERRAGPEFIMRYNLYRSAQINAAAAPGFSSGQAMAALEAVFRETMPADMGFDYLGMSFQEQKAREGVSAVAIFALSVVFVFLILAALYESWSLPFSVLLGTPVAVFGAFLALSLRGMTFDVYGQIGLIVLIGLAAKNAILIVEFAKKEEERGRETAEAALEGARLRLRPILMTSFAFILGCVPLAVATGAGALARRVMGTDVVGGMLAATGIGIFIIPMTFAVVERLARRSGEGR